One part of the Solanum dulcamara chromosome 8, daSolDulc1.2, whole genome shotgun sequence genome encodes these proteins:
- the LOC129898763 gene encoding uncharacterized protein LOC129898763 isoform X1 — MEMRIESATPKSDRVAGMALNIPVNDSNNSTTSFLPRRLRRRLLETKSPSIITAQDIETKLKDAELRRQQFYELLSSKARPKLRLLTCSLSQDGELRKQLEAKLLAAEKKRLSILAKVQKRLARLDELRQAAKNAVEMRFEKERDELGNLVESRAQRAELNRRVLLKCRQRKAAKRERISQLLTRRAMQESKYRECVRAAIHRKRVAAEKKRLGFLEAEISKARARILQVKKIANSVYSQREIERIRLKDQLEDRLQKAKRRRAEYLKQRRSLLSSRRACSDIIAWGEFLSINVARCWRRFIELRRTTFSLAKAYMILDINKKSVERMPFEQLAVKMGSNATIQNAKALLNRLECRISIRHELLSPRDVLCFEDINHLLKRAASSVPYKGEMEAPVKLSRYPARVVLCAYMILGHPESVFTEKGQSEIGLSESAGTFVKEFELLLKIVIGGSIKSTEVESPPQLAFSSQLKAFDKAWCSYLFHFVMWKVKDVKLLEEDLINTACQLELSLMQTCKQVMGDYDDLTAEFSSFKRQVIENQKLIWAKVKKLSGNAGLERLEHALSELRSRFIHSMETDSPSSAGSSDYSEIKNSEEFNVNERCYGTQGIVCPVSVEDDSYLCDKRGSGTPLKSISNGSLRSTANEMLVNEIVHKGCGFEVVSKDQASAKARVKERMEKAFWDGVMQSLNQDNPDFSWVLKLMKEVQNELCEMSPPSWRQEIVETVDIDILSQVLNSGTLDMDYFGRILEFALVTLRKLSAPLVEDQLKTNHQKFLKELGENTQGGENSTELFAALVIKGLQFVLRQIKTLKGEISKARIKLLEPLIKGPAGFEYLRSSFSNRYGPPIEALISLPLVKQWLSSVMLVAEQEWDDHLNSLSSLRLSSGAHSLEKAPITLRAGGSSLRISDPPNLKTNAAKQPECKGEKVDLFLRLGLLRLVCEIEGLTVETLPETLRLNFSRLRAVQAFLQKIIVICTSILVLRQTLLAECLVTNPSDMEDISSKSVTKLFKLLDNVEEAGITEVVETLSLCLEGDEPEKLQARKEIMANVLAKSLRAGDAIFTRVSRTVFLAAKAILICGSGAEGRRLAENTLKRIGATLLSGKLVEAMEDLLVVSTVSARVHGSWYLELLKNMRAL; from the exons GTTGAGCATCCTTGCAAAAGTTCAGAAGCGCTTGGCAAGATTAGATGAGCTTAGACAAGCGGCTAAAAATGCTGTGGAAATGCGTTTTGAGAAAGAACGTGATGAGTTGGGCAATTTGGTTGAGTCACGAGCTCAGCGGGCAGAATTGAATCGGAGGGTTCTTCTTAAATGTAGGCAACGGAAGGCTGCAAAAAGGGAACGGATTTCACAGTTGCTAACAAGGAGGGCAATGCAAGAGAGCAAATACAGGGAATGTGTCCGGGCAGCTATTCATCGGAAGCGGGTTGCTGCTGAAAAGAAGCGTTTGGGATTTCTGGAAGCAGAGATATCAAAGGCACGTGCAAGAATATTACAAGTTAAGAAGATAGCAAACTCTGTATATAGTCAACGGGAGATTGAGAGGATAAGACTAAAAGATCAACTGGAGGATCGTCTCCAAAAG GCGAAGAGGCGAAGAGCAGAGTATTTAAAGCAGAGGCGAAGTCTGCTAAGTTCACGTCGTGCTTGTTCAGACATAATTGCCTGGGGGGAGTTTCTGTCTATTAACGTAGCAAG GTGCTGGAGGCGGTTCATCGAACTAAGACGAACCACTTTTTCATTGGCTAAAGCATATATGATCCTAGATATTAACAAAAAATCTGTTGAAAGAATGCCTTTTGAGCAACTTGCAGTGAAGATGGGGTCAAATGCGACCATCCAAAATGCAAAGGCATTACTCAATCGACTAGAGTGCCGCATTAGTATCAGACATGAGCTTCTTAGTCCCAGAGATGTACTTTGTTTTGAAGATATTAATCATCTTCTTAAGCGTGCCGCTTCCTCAGTCCCATATAAGGGGGAAATGGAAGCTCCAGTCAAGTTATCAAGGTACCCAGCCAGAGTGGTTCTCTGTGCATATATGATTCTAGGACATCCAGAGTCAGTTTTCACTGAAAAGGGGCAGTCTGAAATCGGTCTTTCTGAATCTGCTGGAACCTTTGTTAAAGAGTTCGAATTGCTGCTTAAAATTGTTATAGGAGGTTCCATTAAATCTACAGAAGTGGAGAGCCCACCGCAGCTGGCTTTCAGTTCTCAGCTTAAAGCTTTTGATAAAGCATGGTGCTCTTATCTGTTTCACTTTGTGATGTGGAAAGTTAAGGATGTCAAGTTGTTAGAAGAGGATTTGATAAATACTGCTTGTCAACTGGAGCTCTCCCTGATGCAGACTTGCAAGCAGGTTATGGGAGATTACGATGATCTCACAGCTGAATTCAGTTCTTTCAAGAGGCAG GTGATTGAAAATCAGAAACTTATTTGGGCAAAGGTCAAAAAGCTGAGTGGCAATGCTGGACTTGAACGTCTGGAACATGCTCTTTCTGAGCTGCGATCCAGGTTTATTCACTCCATGGAGACTGATTCTCCGAGTTCTGCTGGTTCATCCGACTACTCTGAAATCAAGAATTCGGAGGAGTTCAATGTAAATGAAAGGTGTTATGGTACACAGGGTATTGTGTGCCCCGTGTCTGTGGAAGATGATTCATACTTGTGCGATAAACGTGGCTCTGGAACTCCTCTAAAAAGCATATCTAATGGTTCATTACGTTCGACTGCGAATGAAATGCTTGTGAATGAAATTGTTCACAAGGGTTGTGGCTTTGAGGTCGTTAGTAAAGACCAAGCGAGTGCTAAG GCTAGAGTGAAAGAGAGAATGGAAAAGGCTTTCTGGGATGGTGTTATGCAATCCTTGAATCAGGATAACCCTGATTTCAGTTGGGTTCTCAAGCTCATGAAGGAAGTACAAAATGAACTGTGTGAGATGTCTCCTCCAAGTTGGAGACAGGAGATAGTCGAAACTGTTGATATTGATATCCTATCACAG GTTCTAAACTCAGGGACATTGGACATGGATTATTTTGGAAGGATTTTGGAATTTGCTTTGGTTACTTTGCGGAAACTCTCAGCACCTTTGGTTGAAGATCAATTGAAGACTAATCACCAGAAGTTCCTGAAAGAACTAGGGGAAAATACTCAGGGCGGAGAAAACAGCACTGAATTGTTTGCTGCTTTGGTTATCAAGGGTTTGCAATTTGTTCTGAGGCAGATTAAG ACACTCAAAGGTGAAATAAGCAAAGCACGCATCAAATTGTTGGAACCATTAATCAAGGGACCTGCTGGTTTTGAATACCTTAGAAGTTCTTTTTCCAACCGCTATGGTCCTCCTATTGAGGCTCTAATCTCTCTACCATTAGTGAAGCAATGGCTATCTTCTGTCATGTTAGTGGCTGAGCAAGAGTGGGATGACCACCTGAATTCATTATCATCTCTGAGGTTAAGCAGTGGGGCACATTCTTTGGAGAAAGCTCCAATCACACTTAGAGCTGGAGGTAGCTCTCTAAGGATATCAGATCCTCCAAACCTCAAGACTAATG CAGCCAAACAACCAGAATGCAAGGGAGAGAAAGTTGATCTGTTTTTAAGGCTCGGTTTGTTGCGACTTGTCTGTGAAATTGAGGGGTTGACAGTGGAAACACTACCTGAGACTTTGAGATTGAATTTCTCCAGATTGAGAGCTGTTCAGGCTTTCCTTCAGAAAATCATTGTAATCTGTACTAG CATATTGGTTTTGCGGCAGACTCTTCTTGCTGAATGCCTGGTTACCAACCCCTCAGACATGGAAGATATATCATCTAAATCTGTTACTAAGCTGTTTAAGCTTCTGGATAACGTGGAGGAAGCTGGTATTACGGAAGTAGTTGAGACACTGAGCCTTTGCCTAGAAGGTGATGAGCCAGAGAAGCTTCAAGCAAGGAAGGAGATCATGGCGAACGTGTTGGCAAAGAGCTTGCGAGCAGGGGATGCCATTTTCACTAGAGTTTCGCGCACTGTTTTCTTGGCAGCAAAAGCTATTTTAATTTGCGGAAGCGGAGCCGAGGGTAGGCGATTGGCTGAGAACACCCTGAAACGTATCGGTGCCACTCTACTCTCTGGAAAGCTGGTTGAGGCTATGGAAGATCTGTTGGTTGTGTCAACTGTGTCAGCCAGAGTTCATGGTTCATGGTATCTAGagctgcttaaaaatatgaGAGCTTTGTAG
- the LOC129898763 gene encoding uncharacterized protein LOC129898763 isoform X2 gives MEMRIESATPKSDRVAGMALNIPVNDSNNSTTSFLPRRLRRRLLETKSPSIITAQDIETKLKDAELRRQQFYELLSSKARPKLRLLTCSLSQDGELRKQLEAKLLAAEKKRLSILAKVQKRLARLDELRQAAKNAVEMRFEKERDELGNLVESRAQRAELNRRVLLKCRQRKAAKRERISQLLTRRAMQESKYRECVRAAIHRKRVAAEKKRLGFLEAEISKARARILQVKKIANSVYSQREIERIRLKDQLEDRLQKAKRRRAEYLKQRRSLLSSRRACSDIIAWGEFLSINVARCWRRFIELRRTTFSLAKAYMILDINKKSVERMPFEQLAVKMGSNATIQNAKALLNRLECRISIRHELLSPRDVLCFEDINHLLKRAASSVPYKGEMEAPVKLSRYPARVVLCAYMILGHPESVFTEKGQSEIGLSESAGTFVKEFELLLKIVIGGSIKSTEVESPPQLAFSSQLKAFDKAWCSYLFHFVMWKVKDVKLLEEDLINTACQLELSLMQTCKQVMGDYDDLTAEFSSFKRQVIENQKLIWAKVKKLSGNAGLERLEHALSELRSRFIHSMETDSPSSAGSSDYSEIKNSEEFNVNERCYGTQGIVCPVSVEDDSYLCDKRGSGTPLKSISNGSLRSTANEMLVNEIVHKGCGFEVVSKDQASAKARVKERMEKAFWDGVMQSLNQDNPDFSWVLKLMKEVQNELCEMSPPSWRQEIVETVDIDILSQVLNSGTLDMDYFGRILEFALVTLRKLSAPLVEDQLKTNHQKFLKELGENTQGGENSTELFAALVIKGLQFVLRQIKTLKGEISKARIKLLEPLIKGPAGFEYLRSSFSNRYGPPIEALISLPLVKQWLSSVMLVAEQEWDDHLNSLSSLRLSSGAHSLEKAPITLRAGGSSLRISDPPNLKTNAKQPECKGEKVDLFLRLGLLRLVCEIEGLTVETLPETLRLNFSRLRAVQAFLQKIIVICTSILVLRQTLLAECLVTNPSDMEDISSKSVTKLFKLLDNVEEAGITEVVETLSLCLEGDEPEKLQARKEIMANVLAKSLRAGDAIFTRVSRTVFLAAKAILICGSGAEGRRLAENTLKRIGATLLSGKLVEAMEDLLVVSTVSARVHGSWYLELLKNMRAL, from the exons GTTGAGCATCCTTGCAAAAGTTCAGAAGCGCTTGGCAAGATTAGATGAGCTTAGACAAGCGGCTAAAAATGCTGTGGAAATGCGTTTTGAGAAAGAACGTGATGAGTTGGGCAATTTGGTTGAGTCACGAGCTCAGCGGGCAGAATTGAATCGGAGGGTTCTTCTTAAATGTAGGCAACGGAAGGCTGCAAAAAGGGAACGGATTTCACAGTTGCTAACAAGGAGGGCAATGCAAGAGAGCAAATACAGGGAATGTGTCCGGGCAGCTATTCATCGGAAGCGGGTTGCTGCTGAAAAGAAGCGTTTGGGATTTCTGGAAGCAGAGATATCAAAGGCACGTGCAAGAATATTACAAGTTAAGAAGATAGCAAACTCTGTATATAGTCAACGGGAGATTGAGAGGATAAGACTAAAAGATCAACTGGAGGATCGTCTCCAAAAG GCGAAGAGGCGAAGAGCAGAGTATTTAAAGCAGAGGCGAAGTCTGCTAAGTTCACGTCGTGCTTGTTCAGACATAATTGCCTGGGGGGAGTTTCTGTCTATTAACGTAGCAAG GTGCTGGAGGCGGTTCATCGAACTAAGACGAACCACTTTTTCATTGGCTAAAGCATATATGATCCTAGATATTAACAAAAAATCTGTTGAAAGAATGCCTTTTGAGCAACTTGCAGTGAAGATGGGGTCAAATGCGACCATCCAAAATGCAAAGGCATTACTCAATCGACTAGAGTGCCGCATTAGTATCAGACATGAGCTTCTTAGTCCCAGAGATGTACTTTGTTTTGAAGATATTAATCATCTTCTTAAGCGTGCCGCTTCCTCAGTCCCATATAAGGGGGAAATGGAAGCTCCAGTCAAGTTATCAAGGTACCCAGCCAGAGTGGTTCTCTGTGCATATATGATTCTAGGACATCCAGAGTCAGTTTTCACTGAAAAGGGGCAGTCTGAAATCGGTCTTTCTGAATCTGCTGGAACCTTTGTTAAAGAGTTCGAATTGCTGCTTAAAATTGTTATAGGAGGTTCCATTAAATCTACAGAAGTGGAGAGCCCACCGCAGCTGGCTTTCAGTTCTCAGCTTAAAGCTTTTGATAAAGCATGGTGCTCTTATCTGTTTCACTTTGTGATGTGGAAAGTTAAGGATGTCAAGTTGTTAGAAGAGGATTTGATAAATACTGCTTGTCAACTGGAGCTCTCCCTGATGCAGACTTGCAAGCAGGTTATGGGAGATTACGATGATCTCACAGCTGAATTCAGTTCTTTCAAGAGGCAG GTGATTGAAAATCAGAAACTTATTTGGGCAAAGGTCAAAAAGCTGAGTGGCAATGCTGGACTTGAACGTCTGGAACATGCTCTTTCTGAGCTGCGATCCAGGTTTATTCACTCCATGGAGACTGATTCTCCGAGTTCTGCTGGTTCATCCGACTACTCTGAAATCAAGAATTCGGAGGAGTTCAATGTAAATGAAAGGTGTTATGGTACACAGGGTATTGTGTGCCCCGTGTCTGTGGAAGATGATTCATACTTGTGCGATAAACGTGGCTCTGGAACTCCTCTAAAAAGCATATCTAATGGTTCATTACGTTCGACTGCGAATGAAATGCTTGTGAATGAAATTGTTCACAAGGGTTGTGGCTTTGAGGTCGTTAGTAAAGACCAAGCGAGTGCTAAG GCTAGAGTGAAAGAGAGAATGGAAAAGGCTTTCTGGGATGGTGTTATGCAATCCTTGAATCAGGATAACCCTGATTTCAGTTGGGTTCTCAAGCTCATGAAGGAAGTACAAAATGAACTGTGTGAGATGTCTCCTCCAAGTTGGAGACAGGAGATAGTCGAAACTGTTGATATTGATATCCTATCACAG GTTCTAAACTCAGGGACATTGGACATGGATTATTTTGGAAGGATTTTGGAATTTGCTTTGGTTACTTTGCGGAAACTCTCAGCACCTTTGGTTGAAGATCAATTGAAGACTAATCACCAGAAGTTCCTGAAAGAACTAGGGGAAAATACTCAGGGCGGAGAAAACAGCACTGAATTGTTTGCTGCTTTGGTTATCAAGGGTTTGCAATTTGTTCTGAGGCAGATTAAG ACACTCAAAGGTGAAATAAGCAAAGCACGCATCAAATTGTTGGAACCATTAATCAAGGGACCTGCTGGTTTTGAATACCTTAGAAGTTCTTTTTCCAACCGCTATGGTCCTCCTATTGAGGCTCTAATCTCTCTACCATTAGTGAAGCAATGGCTATCTTCTGTCATGTTAGTGGCTGAGCAAGAGTGGGATGACCACCTGAATTCATTATCATCTCTGAGGTTAAGCAGTGGGGCACATTCTTTGGAGAAAGCTCCAATCACACTTAGAGCTGGAGGTAGCTCTCTAAGGATATCAGATCCTCCAAACCTCAAGACTAATG CCAAACAACCAGAATGCAAGGGAGAGAAAGTTGATCTGTTTTTAAGGCTCGGTTTGTTGCGACTTGTCTGTGAAATTGAGGGGTTGACAGTGGAAACACTACCTGAGACTTTGAGATTGAATTTCTCCAGATTGAGAGCTGTTCAGGCTTTCCTTCAGAAAATCATTGTAATCTGTACTAG CATATTGGTTTTGCGGCAGACTCTTCTTGCTGAATGCCTGGTTACCAACCCCTCAGACATGGAAGATATATCATCTAAATCTGTTACTAAGCTGTTTAAGCTTCTGGATAACGTGGAGGAAGCTGGTATTACGGAAGTAGTTGAGACACTGAGCCTTTGCCTAGAAGGTGATGAGCCAGAGAAGCTTCAAGCAAGGAAGGAGATCATGGCGAACGTGTTGGCAAAGAGCTTGCGAGCAGGGGATGCCATTTTCACTAGAGTTTCGCGCACTGTTTTCTTGGCAGCAAAAGCTATTTTAATTTGCGGAAGCGGAGCCGAGGGTAGGCGATTGGCTGAGAACACCCTGAAACGTATCGGTGCCACTCTACTCTCTGGAAAGCTGGTTGAGGCTATGGAAGATCTGTTGGTTGTGTCAACTGTGTCAGCCAGAGTTCATGGTTCATGGTATCTAGagctgcttaaaaatatgaGAGCTTTGTAG
- the LOC129898763 gene encoding uncharacterized protein LOC129898763 isoform X3 translates to MEMRIESATPKSDRVAGMALNIPVNDSNNSTTSFLPRRLRRRLLETKSPSIITAQDIETKLKDAELRRQDGELRKQLEAKLLAAEKKRLSILAKVQKRLARLDELRQAAKNAVEMRFEKERDELGNLVESRAQRAELNRRVLLKCRQRKAAKRERISQLLTRRAMQESKYRECVRAAIHRKRVAAEKKRLGFLEAEISKARARILQVKKIANSVYSQREIERIRLKDQLEDRLQKAKRRRAEYLKQRRSLLSSRRACSDIIAWGEFLSINVARCWRRFIELRRTTFSLAKAYMILDINKKSVERMPFEQLAVKMGSNATIQNAKALLNRLECRISIRHELLSPRDVLCFEDINHLLKRAASSVPYKGEMEAPVKLSRYPARVVLCAYMILGHPESVFTEKGQSEIGLSESAGTFVKEFELLLKIVIGGSIKSTEVESPPQLAFSSQLKAFDKAWCSYLFHFVMWKVKDVKLLEEDLINTACQLELSLMQTCKQVMGDYDDLTAEFSSFKRQVIENQKLIWAKVKKLSGNAGLERLEHALSELRSRFIHSMETDSPSSAGSSDYSEIKNSEEFNVNERCYGTQGIVCPVSVEDDSYLCDKRGSGTPLKSISNGSLRSTANEMLVNEIVHKGCGFEVVSKDQASAKARVKERMEKAFWDGVMQSLNQDNPDFSWVLKLMKEVQNELCEMSPPSWRQEIVETVDIDILSQVLNSGTLDMDYFGRILEFALVTLRKLSAPLVEDQLKTNHQKFLKELGENTQGGENSTELFAALVIKGLQFVLRQIKTLKGEISKARIKLLEPLIKGPAGFEYLRSSFSNRYGPPIEALISLPLVKQWLSSVMLVAEQEWDDHLNSLSSLRLSSGAHSLEKAPITLRAGGSSLRISDPPNLKTNAAKQPECKGEKVDLFLRLGLLRLVCEIEGLTVETLPETLRLNFSRLRAVQAFLQKIIVICTSILVLRQTLLAECLVTNPSDMEDISSKSVTKLFKLLDNVEEAGITEVVETLSLCLEGDEPEKLQARKEIMANVLAKSLRAGDAIFTRVSRTVFLAAKAILICGSGAEGRRLAENTLKRIGATLLSGKLVEAMEDLLVVSTVSARVHGSWYLELLKNMRAL, encoded by the exons GTTGAGCATCCTTGCAAAAGTTCAGAAGCGCTTGGCAAGATTAGATGAGCTTAGACAAGCGGCTAAAAATGCTGTGGAAATGCGTTTTGAGAAAGAACGTGATGAGTTGGGCAATTTGGTTGAGTCACGAGCTCAGCGGGCAGAATTGAATCGGAGGGTTCTTCTTAAATGTAGGCAACGGAAGGCTGCAAAAAGGGAACGGATTTCACAGTTGCTAACAAGGAGGGCAATGCAAGAGAGCAAATACAGGGAATGTGTCCGGGCAGCTATTCATCGGAAGCGGGTTGCTGCTGAAAAGAAGCGTTTGGGATTTCTGGAAGCAGAGATATCAAAGGCACGTGCAAGAATATTACAAGTTAAGAAGATAGCAAACTCTGTATATAGTCAACGGGAGATTGAGAGGATAAGACTAAAAGATCAACTGGAGGATCGTCTCCAAAAG GCGAAGAGGCGAAGAGCAGAGTATTTAAAGCAGAGGCGAAGTCTGCTAAGTTCACGTCGTGCTTGTTCAGACATAATTGCCTGGGGGGAGTTTCTGTCTATTAACGTAGCAAG GTGCTGGAGGCGGTTCATCGAACTAAGACGAACCACTTTTTCATTGGCTAAAGCATATATGATCCTAGATATTAACAAAAAATCTGTTGAAAGAATGCCTTTTGAGCAACTTGCAGTGAAGATGGGGTCAAATGCGACCATCCAAAATGCAAAGGCATTACTCAATCGACTAGAGTGCCGCATTAGTATCAGACATGAGCTTCTTAGTCCCAGAGATGTACTTTGTTTTGAAGATATTAATCATCTTCTTAAGCGTGCCGCTTCCTCAGTCCCATATAAGGGGGAAATGGAAGCTCCAGTCAAGTTATCAAGGTACCCAGCCAGAGTGGTTCTCTGTGCATATATGATTCTAGGACATCCAGAGTCAGTTTTCACTGAAAAGGGGCAGTCTGAAATCGGTCTTTCTGAATCTGCTGGAACCTTTGTTAAAGAGTTCGAATTGCTGCTTAAAATTGTTATAGGAGGTTCCATTAAATCTACAGAAGTGGAGAGCCCACCGCAGCTGGCTTTCAGTTCTCAGCTTAAAGCTTTTGATAAAGCATGGTGCTCTTATCTGTTTCACTTTGTGATGTGGAAAGTTAAGGATGTCAAGTTGTTAGAAGAGGATTTGATAAATACTGCTTGTCAACTGGAGCTCTCCCTGATGCAGACTTGCAAGCAGGTTATGGGAGATTACGATGATCTCACAGCTGAATTCAGTTCTTTCAAGAGGCAG GTGATTGAAAATCAGAAACTTATTTGGGCAAAGGTCAAAAAGCTGAGTGGCAATGCTGGACTTGAACGTCTGGAACATGCTCTTTCTGAGCTGCGATCCAGGTTTATTCACTCCATGGAGACTGATTCTCCGAGTTCTGCTGGTTCATCCGACTACTCTGAAATCAAGAATTCGGAGGAGTTCAATGTAAATGAAAGGTGTTATGGTACACAGGGTATTGTGTGCCCCGTGTCTGTGGAAGATGATTCATACTTGTGCGATAAACGTGGCTCTGGAACTCCTCTAAAAAGCATATCTAATGGTTCATTACGTTCGACTGCGAATGAAATGCTTGTGAATGAAATTGTTCACAAGGGTTGTGGCTTTGAGGTCGTTAGTAAAGACCAAGCGAGTGCTAAG GCTAGAGTGAAAGAGAGAATGGAAAAGGCTTTCTGGGATGGTGTTATGCAATCCTTGAATCAGGATAACCCTGATTTCAGTTGGGTTCTCAAGCTCATGAAGGAAGTACAAAATGAACTGTGTGAGATGTCTCCTCCAAGTTGGAGACAGGAGATAGTCGAAACTGTTGATATTGATATCCTATCACAG GTTCTAAACTCAGGGACATTGGACATGGATTATTTTGGAAGGATTTTGGAATTTGCTTTGGTTACTTTGCGGAAACTCTCAGCACCTTTGGTTGAAGATCAATTGAAGACTAATCACCAGAAGTTCCTGAAAGAACTAGGGGAAAATACTCAGGGCGGAGAAAACAGCACTGAATTGTTTGCTGCTTTGGTTATCAAGGGTTTGCAATTTGTTCTGAGGCAGATTAAG ACACTCAAAGGTGAAATAAGCAAAGCACGCATCAAATTGTTGGAACCATTAATCAAGGGACCTGCTGGTTTTGAATACCTTAGAAGTTCTTTTTCCAACCGCTATGGTCCTCCTATTGAGGCTCTAATCTCTCTACCATTAGTGAAGCAATGGCTATCTTCTGTCATGTTAGTGGCTGAGCAAGAGTGGGATGACCACCTGAATTCATTATCATCTCTGAGGTTAAGCAGTGGGGCACATTCTTTGGAGAAAGCTCCAATCACACTTAGAGCTGGAGGTAGCTCTCTAAGGATATCAGATCCTCCAAACCTCAAGACTAATG CAGCCAAACAACCAGAATGCAAGGGAGAGAAAGTTGATCTGTTTTTAAGGCTCGGTTTGTTGCGACTTGTCTGTGAAATTGAGGGGTTGACAGTGGAAACACTACCTGAGACTTTGAGATTGAATTTCTCCAGATTGAGAGCTGTTCAGGCTTTCCTTCAGAAAATCATTGTAATCTGTACTAG CATATTGGTTTTGCGGCAGACTCTTCTTGCTGAATGCCTGGTTACCAACCCCTCAGACATGGAAGATATATCATCTAAATCTGTTACTAAGCTGTTTAAGCTTCTGGATAACGTGGAGGAAGCTGGTATTACGGAAGTAGTTGAGACACTGAGCCTTTGCCTAGAAGGTGATGAGCCAGAGAAGCTTCAAGCAAGGAAGGAGATCATGGCGAACGTGTTGGCAAAGAGCTTGCGAGCAGGGGATGCCATTTTCACTAGAGTTTCGCGCACTGTTTTCTTGGCAGCAAAAGCTATTTTAATTTGCGGAAGCGGAGCCGAGGGTAGGCGATTGGCTGAGAACACCCTGAAACGTATCGGTGCCACTCTACTCTCTGGAAAGCTGGTTGAGGCTATGGAAGATCTGTTGGTTGTGTCAACTGTGTCAGCCAGAGTTCATGGTTCATGGTATCTAGagctgcttaaaaatatgaGAGCTTTGTAG